The genomic region AACTGCGGCAGGAAGCGCGCCAGAGCGTCTTCGCTCGGTGCGAAGCCGATGAGGGCGATCCACTCGATGGACTCGCCCGGCGCGAGGCGCGCCTCAATCGGGGCAAGCGCGCAAGGCAATCGGTTTTCCCAGAGTTGGGCGGAGCGGTCGAGACGCTCCGTGGCGATGAAGCGGCGCGGCGTAATGAGATCCTGCCCGCCGCCGAAGATCACGTGCGGATCAACGAAGGCCTCGATGGGCTTGAGCGTGCTGTCCGTGACGAGCCACGCGGCGTAGAAATGGCCGTGCGTCACGGGGGTGACTTCGGCCTCATCGTGTGCGACGACCTTGGCCGCGTAGAAGGGCACGTGGTCGCAGGCGAGGCGGACGGCGGCGTAGGCTTCGTGGATGTGCCGCAACTGCTTCATACCCAGGTCGGTGAAGCCGGCGGGCAGAATCAATGGCAGGCCGTCGAGCAATTCAAGCTGGCGAGCCTGGCGCGCGCGGTTCGTGACGCGCACACGCCGGACGAGCGCTCCAAGCGGTTGATTCACTGGTGAGAAATAGGCGACCTCAAAGTCGAGGCCGCCGGGCGCGCCGGTCTCGGTGAGCGTGAGGGCATCGGGCTCGATGGCCATGGCACGTTGGCCCTGCGCACCGCCCACGGGGTCGAGCGCGAATGGTTCGTAGTATTGGCCGTCGATCTTGCAGAACGTGCGAAAGCCCTGGACGCCGACGAGCTGGTAAGCCCAGGTCGCGGGCAGGAACTCGACGATGGCCTGGTCCTTGTTGTGGACGCCAAAAGAGACGATGGCCTGGGCCCGGTTGACGTACATGCACCAGAGCGGGACGCCGGCGGGGCCGGCGACGCCGGGGAGGAAGCTGGAGAAGGCCGGTCCGCGGTCATAGCCGCGGATGAGGTAGCGGCCGTCGGCGTCGAGCACGTGGGACGGCGGGGCAGTTGGGGGGCAGTCCAGTCGCTTCACGGGTGTCTTGTCCTGATGCGCCACCGCCGCCTAGCCCTTCATTCCGGTGGTCGCGATGCCTTCGATGAACGTGCGCTGGCTGATGAGGAAGAGGATCAGCAGCGGCGCGGTGACGAGCGTACAGGCGGCCATGAGCAGGTTCCAGGGGGTGCCGCCGTGCTGGGCCTGGTAAAACTGCAGGCCGAGCGCGAGGGTGAACAGGTCCTGGTGGTTGAGGTAGATCAGCGGGCCGATGAAATCATTCCAGACGTACATGGAGTGGAACAGCGCGACGACGGCCAGCGCCGGTTTCGAAAGCGGCACGATGATCCGCCAGAAGATGCCCCAGTGGCCGAGGCCATCGAGGCGCGCCGCTTCGGAAAGGTCATTGGGAATCTGCGCGAAGAACTGCCGCAGCAGGAAGATGTTGAACGCGTTGCCGAAGATTGCGGGCACCCACAGCGGCTGCAAGGTGCCGATCCAGCCCAAGTACTTGAATACGAAATACGTCGGGATCATGATGGCCGGGAAGGGCACCATCATCGTTGCCAGCATGATCGCGAAAACCACGCCGCGGCCGCGCCACGAGATCTTGGCAAAGCCGTAGGCGCAGAGTGCGCTGGACAGCACCATGCCGCCGACGCTCAGCAGCGCGACGATCAGGGTGTTCCGCAGGTAGAGGATGAAGTGCACGTTCTCGCTGGTGAGTACGCCCTCGTAGCCCGTCCGTTCGACACCGGACGGCTCGACGATCTTCTCCCGGCCGGCGTAGTAGTTCTCGTACAAGTACTGCGGGATCCGGGACGGCTCTTTCGGCAACAGCGAGAAATCCGCCGTTGTCACTTCCTCCTGCGGCTTGAGGCTCGACGCGACCATCCATGCAATCGGGGCGACGAACACCGTCGAAACAAGCGCGAGCACGAGCAGGGCCGACATGCGTCCGAGGCGGGATTCCCTCATCGCAACCCTCCGCGGTAATGGACCAGGTTGCGGCTGAGGCGGAACGCCAGGGCCGTCAGCAGCAGGATGATGCCGAGCTGTATCCAGCTCAACAGGCACGCGTAGCCGAAACGTTGATGCAGAAACGCCACGTCGTAGAGATACATCGTGTAGAAATACGCGTTCTGCCCCGGGCCGCCGTTGGGAATCATGATGTAGGGCACGGCGAACACCTGCCAGACAAAAATGATGCCGAGCACCACGTTGAAGAAGATCGCCGGCGAGATCATCGGCAAGGTCACGTGACACAGTCGCTGCACGGGGCCCGCCCCGTCAACGTGCGCGGCTTCGTAGAGCGAGCGCGGCACGTCCTGCAGGCCCGCGAGGTAGATGACCACCGCGTTGCCGACGCTCCAGAAACTCAGCAGGATCATGCTGGGCATCGTCCAACGCGCGTCGCTCAGCCAGTTCGGTCCCGTGATCCCAATCCAGCCCAACGCGGTGTTGACCAGTCCGAAGCGGGAGTTGTACATCCACATCCAGACGATCGCGACCGCCACCAGCGGAACGACCGTCGGTACGAAGATCAAGGCGCGCCACAGCGTACGGCCGGGCACGCGCACATTGAGCAGTACCGCCAACAAGAGCGCGATGAGCGTTCCCGCCGGGAGGGCGACGGCGGCGTAAAGCGCGGTGTTCTTCAGTGCCTGCCAGAACAACTGATCGCTCAGCAAGGCCCGCACGTTTTCCCAGCCCGTGAAGACCGGCCGGCGCAAGCCGTTGAACTCGCAGAAGCTCAGATAGCCGGAAAGTACGATCGGCAGCAGCAGGAACAGCGCGAAGCCGATCAGCCACGGGCTGATCCAGGCCAGCCCGGTCAGCTCGGCGCGAAATGTGCAGCCGCGCGACCGGAGGCTCATGGATAGCTCTCCCCATAGCGCGCCAGGCCCTTGCGTGCCAGTTCGCTGAGTTGCGCGAGCCGTTTCTGACATTGCTCCAGCCGGGCGCGCGGCTCGACGCGCCCGCTCCAGATGTCGGCGTAGGCAGCTTCGAAATTGCCGCGCAGCGCGGTCCAGTTTGGCAGTGCGGGATCGGTATAGGCTCGCGGGCCGCGCGCCGCCTGGTCGTGGACCTCGACTGCTGGATTGGGATGCGTCGCGCTGAATTCCCGCGATGGCTCGACCAGCGGGCAATTCTTATAGTGGTTCCAGCAGATCCACTCGATCGGCCGCAACGGTGGCATCGGGTGTCGGACCGGGCCGGTCTCGGTTTCTTCCACGTAATATTCATATCCACGCTGCGGCTCGGATTTCCCGGACGGCACTTGCACCGGCGGGCTGGTGTAGAGCCAGGCGACGAAGGCCCAGGCCTCGTCCGCGTGCCGCGCGCCCGCCGGAATGACGAGCACGTCCTGCCCGCAATAGCCGACCGGCTCGCCGTCGATGGTCGGGAACGGAGCGGCGCCTAGATCAATGTCGGGGCCGTACTGGCGGACCATGTTCGCAAACCATGGACCTTGCTGCATCATCGCCAGCTTGCCGATCATGAACGGATTGTCGGGCGAGTTGAAGTTCGCGAAGCTGGATTCGAAGCTTTGGAGCTGCTCGAAGCCATACTCGCGGGCGAAATCCTGCACCCACTGGTACGCCCGAATGAAATGCGGGCCATCCACCTGGAACGAACCGCCCGGACCGTCGTGAAACGTACCGCCGAACCACAACGTCCACGTATTCCAGTACCAGCCCAGCGGCCAAGGCGCCCCAGGGACAAAACCCATCAGCTCGATGTTGCCCTTGGCGTCGCGGCGATGGAGGACGCGGCAATAGCCCTCGAGCTCCGCGATCGTCCGCGGGGCGCGTTCGGCGCTGTAACCCGCGGCCGCCAGCGGCTCGGCAAACTCGGCGAAGAGATCCTTGTTGTAATACAGCGCGAGTGACCAGGGCGTCAGCGGAATCGCGTAGAGGTGCTCATGATAGCGGCAGGCATTGTAATACACTGGCAGGATCGTCTGGGCGTTAATGCCGGCTTCCGCGGCGCGCTCGTCCAACGCTTGCAGTGCGCCCCCGACGGCGAAGCCGGGCACGCGGTCGGGCCAGAGGCCGGCGAG from Phycisphaerae bacterium harbors:
- a CDS encoding carbohydrate ABC transporter permease, giving the protein MRESRLGRMSALLVLALVSTVFVAPIAWMVASSLKPQEEVTTADFSLLPKEPSRIPQYLYENYYAGREKIVEPSGVERTGYEGVLTSENVHFILYLRNTLIVALLSVGGMVLSSALCAYGFAKISWRGRGVVFAIMLATMMVPFPAIMIPTYFVFKYLGWIGTLQPLWVPAIFGNAFNIFLLRQFFAQIPNDLSEAARLDGLGHWGIFWRIIVPLSKPALAVVALFHSMYVWNDFIGPLIYLNHQDLFTLALGLQFYQAQHGGTPWNLLMAACTLVTAPLLILFLISQRTFIEGIATTGMKG
- a CDS encoding sugar ABC transporter permease encodes the protein MSLRSRGCTFRAELTGLAWISPWLIGFALFLLLPIVLSGYLSFCEFNGLRRPVFTGWENVRALLSDQLFWQALKNTALYAAVALPAGTLIALLLAVLLNVRVPGRTLWRALIFVPTVVPLVAVAIVWMWMYNSRFGLVNTALGWIGITGPNWLSDARWTMPSMILLSFWSVGNAVVIYLAGLQDVPRSLYEAAHVDGAGPVQRLCHVTLPMISPAIFFNVVLGIIFVWQVFAVPYIMIPNGGPGQNAYFYTMYLYDVAFLHQRFGYACLLSWIQLGIILLLTALAFRLSRNLVHYRGGLR
- a CDS encoding extracellular solute-binding protein, which translates into the protein MTRTMDPTRTPWHTRLVKLVIGAVLVIPALGLVAFGPRTSRPIPPNRTVVTYWEKWTDFEGEAMRRLCGVFNDTVGVEKGIYVDYIATTQIEIKTLVAAGGGDPPDLAGLWPDRVPGFAVGGALQALDERAAEAGINAQTILPVYYNACRYHEHLYAIPLTPWSLALYYNKDLFAEFAEPLAAAGYSAERAPRTIAELEGYCRVLHRRDAKGNIELMGFVPGAPWPLGWYWNTWTLWFGGTFHDGPGGSFQVDGPHFIRAYQWVQDFAREYGFEQLQSFESSFANFNSPDNPFMIGKLAMMQQGPWFANMVRQYGPDIDLGAAPFPTIDGEPVGYCGQDVLVIPAGARHADEAWAFVAWLYTSPPVQVPSGKSEPQRGYEYYVEETETGPVRHPMPPLRPIEWICWNHYKNCPLVEPSREFSATHPNPAVEVHDQAARGPRAYTDPALPNWTALRGNFEAAYADIWSGRVEPRARLEQCQKRLAQLSELARKGLARYGESYP